In Bradyrhizobium sp. 1(2017), one DNA window encodes the following:
- a CDS encoding arylsulfatase encodes MSMRNFFWSSAVALSTTLALANFPASAQQQRPPNILVIMGDDVGWFNIGAYHRGMMSGKTPNLDKLASEGMMFTDYYAEASCTAGRANFITGQLPIRTGLTTVGQAGADVGIPAEAVTLATALKAQGYATGQFGKNHLGDLNKYLPTLHGFDEFFGYLYHLDAMSDPYWYSFPVNQDYYNKFGPRSLIHSYATDTDDKTEMPRWGKVGKQRITDEGPLPPFPDMSNVANMHDLPFLKAKYDMTTFDEVLVKASGDFMDKAKREGKPFFVWHNTTRMHVWTFLSKKYSAMQNSDTNYGLEEAGMAQLDDSVGALMKKLDDMGEANNTIVIFTTDNGAEVFTWPDGGMTPFKNTKGTVGEGGFRVPCIIRWPGVVRPATVQNEIFSGLDWLPTLVAAAGNVNISEQLLKGVKLGERTYKNHLDGYNQLDLLAGKGPSRRQEVFYFGGAALGAVRIDNFKFQFYQQPWGWPGEKTTTDMPTMVNIRQDPFERTPSIRGESSNASAFGYGNDFFAREFWRFVLVQQYVGKLAMTAIDYPPMQDPASFNLESVKRKVEEMIKNRPGQ; translated from the coding sequence ATGAGTATGCGTAACTTTTTCTGGTCAAGCGCAGTCGCACTATCCACCACTTTGGCACTCGCGAATTTTCCAGCATCAGCTCAACAACAACGACCGCCCAACATACTCGTAATCATGGGCGATGACGTCGGCTGGTTCAACATCGGCGCCTATCATCGCGGCATGATGTCGGGAAAGACGCCTAATCTCGACAAGTTGGCGTCTGAAGGCATGATGTTCACCGACTATTATGCGGAAGCGAGTTGCACGGCAGGCCGCGCCAACTTCATTACCGGTCAGCTGCCGATCCGCACCGGGTTGACGACCGTCGGCCAGGCCGGCGCTGATGTCGGCATTCCAGCCGAGGCGGTGACGCTCGCCACCGCGCTGAAAGCGCAGGGTTATGCAACCGGGCAGTTCGGCAAGAACCATCTCGGTGACCTGAACAAGTATCTCCCGACCCTGCATGGCTTCGACGAGTTCTTCGGATACCTCTACCATCTCGACGCGATGTCGGATCCCTACTGGTACTCGTTCCCGGTCAACCAGGACTACTACAACAAATTCGGCCCGCGCAGCCTGATCCACAGCTATGCGACCGACACCGACGACAAGACCGAGATGCCCCGTTGGGGCAAGGTCGGCAAGCAGAGGATTACCGATGAGGGGCCGCTGCCGCCATTCCCCGACATGTCGAACGTGGCGAACATGCACGACTTGCCGTTCTTGAAGGCAAAGTACGACATGACCACTTTTGACGAAGTGCTGGTGAAGGCGTCCGGCGATTTCATGGACAAAGCCAAGCGCGAGGGCAAGCCGTTCTTCGTCTGGCACAACACCACGCGCATGCACGTATGGACTTTCCTCTCGAAGAAATACAGCGCAATGCAGAACAGCGACACCAACTACGGTCTCGAAGAGGCCGGCATGGCGCAACTCGATGACAGCGTCGGCGCCCTGATGAAGAAGCTCGACGACATGGGCGAGGCCAACAATACCATTGTTATCTTCACCACCGACAACGGCGCCGAAGTGTTCACCTGGCCGGATGGCGGCATGACGCCGTTCAAAAACACCAAGGGTACGGTCGGCGAAGGCGGCTTCCGCGTACCGTGCATCATCCGTTGGCCCGGCGTGGTCAGGCCGGCGACCGTCCAGAACGAAATCTTCTCAGGGCTGGACTGGTTGCCAACGCTTGTGGCGGCGGCGGGCAACGTCAATATCTCCGAGCAGTTGCTGAAGGGCGTGAAGCTGGGTGAGCGCACCTACAAGAACCACCTTGACGGTTACAACCAGCTCGATCTGCTCGCCGGCAAAGGCCCATCCAGACGCCAGGAAGTATTCTACTTCGGTGGTGCCGCGCTCGGTGCCGTCCGCATCGACAACTTCAAGTTCCAATTCTATCAACAGCCATGGGGCTGGCCGGGCGAGAAGACCACCACGGATATGCCGACGATGGTCAACATTCGCCAGGATCCGTTCGAGCGTACGCCGTCCATCCGCGGCGAGTCCTCCAACGCGAGCGCGTTCGGCTATGGCAACGACTTCTTCGCCCGTGAGTTCTGGCGCTTCGTCCTGGTTCAGCAGTACGTGGGGAAGCTGGCAATGACAGCGATTGACTATCCGCCGATGCAGGATCCGGCTTCCTTCAACCTCGAATCGGTGAAGAGGAAGGTCGAGGAGATGATCAAGAATCGTCCGGGTCAGTAA